GTTCTTTTCAGGAGGCCAATAATAATTACTTTGAAGATTTAGAGGATAGCGTATTAAAGTTTGCAAAAGCGTATCAAATTGATTTAAATGAAACTATAACGTCTGCAGATTTAGAAGAGATACTTGTGGAAGAATATGGGTATACTATTGCGTGTAATGAATTAAGTCAGTATGAAGCTTTGGGTAATTTAAGAACGCTTTTTGTACCTAAAACGAAAACATTATTGCTTGCTAATGAAATTGATGAAGCCCAACGTACGTTTATTTACGCTAAAGAATTGGCTTATAATTTTTTGGAAATAGAAGAACGTTTATATACTTTTCCTTGGATTAAGTTTGAGACGTTTGATCAAGTATTAAATAATTTTTATGCGTCTTATTTTGCAGGTGCTTTAATTATACCGAGTGCTAAAATTAAAGCACAGTTGAGTGTTATTTTTGAAAAGGACACCTTTGATACAGCTTTGTTTTTAGAAGCCATCCATAGTTTTAATGCGTCTCCGGAATCTTTTTATCAACGTCTGACTAATATTTTGCCAAAGGCCTTTAATATTCAGAATTTGTTTTTTTTAAGATTTACACACAAAGCTAAAAGTGATCGCTTTTATTTGAAAAAAGAATTGCATTTATCACACCAACAATCGCCTCATGCTAATGAGACTAATGAGCATTATTGCAGACGTTGGGTGTCTTTACAAAAACTAAAAGATATTAGTAAAGGTAAAAGTGAACACGAATTTGATATTCAGATTTCTAACTATCCAGATGATGGTTTTAAGTATTTGGTGCTTTCTTCTGCAACTAAAGATCCGTTTAGGGATAATCATTATAGAAGTATAACGGTTGGTTTATTAATTAATAAGCAGTTACAACGTAAACTTAATTTTTTAAATGATCCAAAAATTATAACTCATAACGTTGGGGTGACTTGCGAGCGTTGTGCGATAAAGGATTGCAAAGTTAGAGTCGTTCCTGCTGTGTTTTTAGAAAAGAAAGCAAAAAACGTAAAAATGGAATCTATTGTTTCAGAGTTAAATAGTAAGTTTTCATAAGCTTTAAAGTGTTACAAATAATAGGGTAGTGGTCGCTTTTACTTATACCAACACACCATAAACATATCTAGACGCTAAAGATTTTCCGAAGTAAAAAGCAGCTATGGCCAATACAGCATCACTTGCCGCAAACCATACTGTTTTTGGTAGCATAACTATGGTGCCTATTGTGGCTAAAACCAGTAATCCACCAACAATGTAAGCGGGAATCATGCTGGTTTTAGAAATCATACCAGCGACTAACATACCAGCTATAATGCCAGAAAAATGTGCTAGAATAACAAATAGTTTTGCGCCTATTGGTATCAAGTGTAGATTTGCTTTTATCGAGGATAGGTCATTTGGATCTATATGTTCTGGTAAAGGAAAAAAGGCATGGCCTAAAAGCGTTTCTATGATGTAAACGACAGTAGCTGCAACTATAAATCCAACAATGGTGGCAATTGTATTTTTAAGCATAATATTAAGTGTTAGTACTCAATAAAGGAGTTGGTTAGTCATTCAATTTACAAAATAAAATTAACTAGGTCATTGCTGTAATAGATCAGCAACTTATTCAATTTCTATTACAGTCGTGTTGTTACAAAAAAAATCTCGATACTAATTAGTATCGAGATTTTGATATAAGATTGTTCTACAAAAGTAGGTGTTAATTTAGTCGTTAACGATGACCCATTCTCCTTTTGAGATTAAAGGCTCAGCTTGTTTATACTTAACCGTTTTGTTTTCTCCAGTAATAATGTGTTTGATCGTTACTTTATCATTACGACCAATTTTTGGTTGGTCTCTAACGATAGTCTCTACAACTTGTTGCTGAGGTTGTGTGTTAGATGCTGCTCTGTTTTGTGCAGAACGTTCATCTAAGTTTTGAATTTCCTCTTTTTGTGTTTGTAAGTTATCCTTTTGACGTACTTCTTTAGCCTCGCTAATGGCGTTAGTCGTTTCAGTAGGTAATTCTCCTTTAAATAAGAAAGAGATAACCTCTTTGTTAACCTGATCAATCATTGCTTTAAATAACTCAAAAGCTTCAAATTTGTAGATTAATAGCGGGTCTTTTTGTTCGTGAACGGCTAATTGTACAGATTGCTTAAGTTCGTCCATTTTACGTAAATGGGTTTTCCAAGCATCATCAATAATCGCTAATGATATGTTTTTCTCAAAATCTGTTACTAATTGTTTTCCTTTAGTTTGGTATGCTTTTTCTAAGTCAGTGACTACTTGAATATTTTTTACACCATCCGTAAAAGGAACAACAATACGTTTGTATTGGTCACGTTGGTTTTCGTATACATTTTGAATAACCGGGAATGCAATTTCTGCATTACGTTCCATTTTTTCTTTGTAATGCTCAAAACCTGCTTTGTAAATGGTTTGTGCAATATCTAAAGCTGACATTTTATTAAATTGAGCTTCAGTAATTGGAGACGACATAGAGAAGAATCTAATTAATTCAAACTCGAAATTTTTAAAGTCACTAGCGCCTTTGTTAGATTCTGCAATACCTTCTGAAGTATCATAAATCATGTTGGCTAAATCTACACGTAGACGTTCTCCAAATAAAGCATTGTAACGACGTTTGTAAACAACTTCACGTTGTGAGTTCATCACATCATCATATTCTAATAAACGTTTACGTACTCCAAATTGATTTTCTTCAACTTTTTTCTGAGCACGTTCAATAGATTTAGAAATCATAGAATGCTGAATCACTTCACCTTCTTCTAATCCCATGCGGTCCATCATCTTCGCGATACGCTCCGATCCAAATAGACGCATTAAGTTGTCTTCTAAAGAGACGTAAAACTGAGAGCTTCCTGGATCTCCTTGACGACCAGCACGACCTCTTAACTGACGGTCTACACGACGTGAATCATGACGTTCTGTACCAATAATTGCTAAACCACCTGCTGCTTTAACCTCTTCAGATAATTTAATATCCGTACCACGACCAGCCATGTTTGTTGCAATAGTTACTTGACCTGGCTTACCAGCTTGATCAACTATTTCTGCTTCTTTTTTATGTTGCTTGGCGTTTAATACGTTGTGTGGTACTTTACGTTGTGCTAAAATTTTACCTAATAATTCAGAAATATCTACAGACGTTGTTCCAATTAATACTGGACGTCCTTGTTGTGATAGTTTTGTAACTTCATCGACAACTGCATTATATTTTTCACGTTTAGTTTTGTAAACTAAATCTTGTCTGTCATCTCTAGCAATTGGTCTGTTAGTCGGAATTTCTACGACATCTAATTTATAGATTTCCCAGAATTCTCCCGCTTCCGTTACTGCTGTACCTGTCATACCAGACAGTTTTTTGTACATTCTAAAGTAATTTTGAAGCGTTACCGTTGCAAAAGTTTGCGTAGCATCTTCAATTTTTACATTTTCTTTAGCTTCTATGGCTTGGTGTAATCCGTCACTATAACGACGACCATCCATAATACGACCCGTTTGCTCGTCTACAATCATTACTTTATTCTCCATGACCACATATTGTGTGTCTTTTTCAAATAAAGCATAGGCTTTAAGTAATTGGTTAAGCGTGTGAATACGTTCTGACTTGATTCCGAAATCTCTAAATAAATCTTCTTTAGCTTCAGCTTCGGCTTCAGTAGATAAGTTTTTAGCTTCGATTTTAGCTATTTCGATACCAATTTCTGGCATGACGAAAAAGTCAGGATTATCTGCTCCAGAGATGTATTCAACCCCTTTATCCGTTAATTCAATTTGATTATTTTTTTCTTCAATAACATAGTACAAATCAGCATCAACCTTAGGCATCTCGCGATTGTTATCTTGTATGAAATAGTTTTCTGTTTTTTGAAGAATTTGTTTTACACCGTCTTCACTTAAAAACTTAATTAAAGCTTTGTTTTTAGGAATACCTCTGTAAACTTGTAATAATTTAAAGCCACCTTCCTTACTATCGCCTTCCGCAATTAATTTTTTAGCTTCAACTAAAACCTGAGTTAAGTACTTACGTTGGATACTAACAATATCGTCTACTTTTGGTTTAAGCACTGTAAATTCGTGCTCGTCACCTTTTGGGATTGGACCAGAAATAATTAATGGGGTACGGGCATCATCAATTAATACAGAATCGACCTCATCTACAATGGCGTAGTGGTGCGGGCGTTGTACTAAATCTCCAGTAGCATGTGCCATATTATCACGTAGGTAGTCAAAACCAAATTCGTTATTGGTACCGTAAGTAATATCAGAGTTGTATGCTTTTCGACGCGCATCACTATTAGGTTGATGATAATCGATACAGTCAATACTTAATCCGTGAAAGTTAAATATTGGCGCCATCCAAGCACTATCACGTTTTGCTAAGTAGTCGTTTACTGTTACTAAGTGCACACCTTTACCGGCTAGTGCATTTAAATAGACAGGAAGCGTCGCTACTAATGTTTTTCCTTCTCCTGTATGCATCTCTGCAATTTTACCTTGGTGCATTGCAACACCACCAATAAGTTGTACATCATAGTGCACCATGTCCCAAGTAATAGCTTTACCTGCAGCATCCCAAGAGTTAGACCACGTGGCTTTGTCACCTTCTAAAGTTACAAAATCTTTATCTCCAGAAAGACTTCTATCAAACTCGTTAGCACTTACTGTTATGGTTGTATTGTCTTTAAAACGTCTCGCTGTTTCTTTAACAACAGCAAAAGCTTCTGGTAAAATAGTGTTTAATGTTGCTTCTGTAGCAGTATAAGAGTCTTCTTTAATTTTATCAATAGCTTGATAGATATCTTCACGTTTGTCAATATCTTCAGTCGTTTCAGCTTCAGCTTGAAGGCTTTCGATTTTAGAGTTAAATGGTTGACGTGCTTCCGCTATGATAGCTTTAAACTCGGCTGTTTTAGCTCTTAATTGGTCATGTGACAAGGCTATCATAGCCTGTTCAAAGGTTTTAATTTTGTCTACTATAGGTGTGATGGCTTTAACGTCTTGTTTAGACTTGTCGCCAACAAATACTTTTAGTACGGAATTTAAAAAACTCATAGTTTTATTTTTTATTTAATATGAAATACTCTGCAGTGCAAAGGCTATCAATACTTTATGTGTTGTGCTCTTTTGAAAAAGGGCTTAAATATACGTTTTTAGCGGCATTCGGCTAAATTTTAAAGCACAAAAAAAGTCTCTAATTGAGACTTTTTTGATACTATTTGTGTGTTATTAATATTCGTCCTCATTCCAGAGGTAATCTTCGTCAGTTGGATAATCCGGCCAAATTTCTTCGATAGAGTCGTACGAATCACCTTCGTCTTCTATGGATTGTAAGTTTTCTACAACTTCTAAAGGAGCACCTGTTCTAATGGCGTAATCAATAAGCTCATCTTTAGTTGCTGGCCAAGGTGCATCACTCAAATAAGATGCTAATTCTAGTGTCCAATACATTTCTTAATAGGGTTTAATTTTTGCAAAAGTAAATTTTTTGTTCTAATAGTCAAGAGAAAAGTGAATTATTTTTTCATTAAAAAAAAGAACGTCTTCAAAACGGGAACTACTTGATACTAAAGTGTTTTGCAGTATTAGTAATCACAGCGCTTTATAAAAGTGATTACGTTTTCTCCGGAATCCATTTTACTTCGTCTGCTTGTAAGTCATGAGACAATTTTCGTGCCAAGACAAAAAGGTAGTCAGAAAGCCTGTTTAAATATTTTAAGGTATTGGCTTCAAAAGGCTCTAAATCGTTAAGCGCTGAAGCTAAGCGTTCTGCGCGTCGACATACCGTTCTGGTAATGTGACAAAATGACACCGTTTGATGTCCTCCGGGTAGCACAAAGTGTGTCATGGGCGGTAAATCAAGGTTCATGGCATCCATTTCGCGTTCTAGTAAGGCAATGTCTTCGTCAGAAATTTTATTAATATTTAAACGCTCTTTTCCGTTTTTTAGAACTGCTTTTTCCGGATCTGTTGCTAATACTGCACCAACAGTAAATAATTTATCTTGAATAATAATTAAGATGTCTTTATATAATTGGTGGATGTCCTGATCTCTTATTAAGCCAATGTACGAGTTTAGCTCGTCAACGGTTCCGTAACTGTCAATACGGATATGGTGCTTTGGTACACGTGTGCCTCCAAATAAAGCAGTGGTACCTTTATCTCCTGTTTTAGTGTATATTTTCATAAATGTAAAGTTAAAAGATTAATACTATAAAATGCAATTAGAATTTAAAGTTAATATGACTCTTATTCTGTTAGTATTTGTGTCTGATCTAAAGTTTCATCGCTGTCTAAAGTGGGTTGGATGATATCTTTAAAGTTTATTAATTTATCTTTTAGTTCGTTGTTTATATAGATGTTTTCAACAAGTAACGTGTCTTCAAATTCTAATTCGCCATCTTTATTGTATTTCGCTTTCTTATTGTTTATCGTTAGGTAGTTTTCGTTATTAGATGAAGAGTATAAAGTAAACACGCTATGGTCTTGATCAGCTTTTGTAACTAGCGTAAGTGTATTAAAAACAGTTGGATCTCCATTTTCAATAGCTTTAATTAATGCCGGTCTATTGTCTATTGCGCCAAAAGCAGGTAGGTTTTTAGAGTTGAACCATTGGTTGGATAATTCGCAAAAAGGCACTGTAGAGCCATTAGTTAATAGAAGCGTTACACCAATAATCAATACCGCTTCT
This portion of the Olleya sp. Bg11-27 genome encodes:
- the secA gene encoding preprotein translocase subunit SecA, with amino-acid sequence MSFLNSVLKVFVGDKSKQDVKAITPIVDKIKTFEQAMIALSHDQLRAKTAEFKAIIAEARQPFNSKIESLQAEAETTEDIDKREDIYQAIDKIKEDSYTATEATLNTILPEAFAVVKETARRFKDNTTITVSANEFDRSLSGDKDFVTLEGDKATWSNSWDAAGKAITWDMVHYDVQLIGGVAMHQGKIAEMHTGEGKTLVATLPVYLNALAGKGVHLVTVNDYLAKRDSAWMAPIFNFHGLSIDCIDYHQPNSDARRKAYNSDITYGTNNEFGFDYLRDNMAHATGDLVQRPHHYAIVDEVDSVLIDDARTPLIISGPIPKGDEHEFTVLKPKVDDIVSIQRKYLTQVLVEAKKLIAEGDSKEGGFKLLQVYRGIPKNKALIKFLSEDGVKQILQKTENYFIQDNNREMPKVDADLYYVIEEKNNQIELTDKGVEYISGADNPDFFVMPEIGIEIAKIEAKNLSTEAEAEAKEDLFRDFGIKSERIHTLNQLLKAYALFEKDTQYVVMENKVMIVDEQTGRIMDGRRYSDGLHQAIEAKENVKIEDATQTFATVTLQNYFRMYKKLSGMTGTAVTEAGEFWEIYKLDVVEIPTNRPIARDDRQDLVYKTKREKYNAVVDEVTKLSQQGRPVLIGTTSVDISELLGKILAQRKVPHNVLNAKQHKKEAEIVDQAGKPGQVTIATNMAGRGTDIKLSEEVKAAGGLAIIGTERHDSRRVDRQLRGRAGRQGDPGSSQFYVSLEDNLMRLFGSERIAKMMDRMGLEEGEVIQHSMISKSIERAQKKVEENQFGVRKRLLEYDDVMNSQREVVYKRRYNALFGERLRVDLANMIYDTSEGIAESNKGASDFKNFEFELIRFFSMSSPITEAQFNKMSALDIAQTIYKAGFEHYKEKMERNAEIAFPVIQNVYENQRDQYKRIVVPFTDGVKNIQVVTDLEKAYQTKGKQLVTDFEKNISLAIIDDAWKTHLRKMDELKQSVQLAVHEQKDPLLIYKFEAFELFKAMIDQVNKEVISFLFKGELPTETTNAISEAKEVRQKDNLQTQKEEIQNLDERSAQNRAASNTQPQQQVVETIVRDQPKIGRNDKVTIKHIITGENKTVKYKQAEPLISKGEWVIVND
- a CDS encoding cob(I)yrinic acid a,c-diamide adenosyltransferase, with protein sequence MKIYTKTGDKGTTALFGGTRVPKHHIRIDSYGTVDELNSYIGLIRDQDIHQLYKDILIIIQDKLFTVGAVLATDPEKAVLKNGKERLNINKISDEDIALLEREMDAMNLDLPPMTHFVLPGGHQTVSFCHITRTVCRRAERLASALNDLEPFEANTLKYLNRLSDYLFVLARKLSHDLQADEVKWIPEKT
- a CDS encoding helix-turn-helix domain-containing protein — its product is MQEDYIKLIFGLKLKQIRTDKKLSLFGLSKLSGLSKSYLNEIENGKKYPKPDKIAILSEKLDVPYDQMVSLKLDKNLAPIGDLLQSKILKEIPLELFGIKESNLIDIVANAPAKVNAFISTIIKIAKHYNFSKESFYLASVRSFQEANNNYFEDLEDSVLKFAKAYQIDLNETITSADLEEILVEEYGYTIACNELSQYEALGNLRTLFVPKTKTLLLANEIDEAQRTFIYAKELAYNFLEIEERLYTFPWIKFETFDQVLNNFYASYFAGALIIPSAKIKAQLSVIFEKDTFDTALFLEAIHSFNASPESFYQRLTNILPKAFNIQNLFFLRFTHKAKSDRFYLKKELHLSHQQSPHANETNEHYCRRWVSLQKLKDISKGKSEHEFDIQISNYPDDGFKYLVLSSATKDPFRDNHYRSITVGLLINKQLQRKLNFLNDPKIITHNVGVTCERCAIKDCKVRVVPAVFLEKKAKNVKMESIVSELNSKFS
- a CDS encoding DUF2795 domain-containing protein, which gives rise to MYWTLELASYLSDAPWPATKDELIDYAIRTGAPLEVVENLQSIEDEGDSYDSIEEIWPDYPTDEDYLWNEDEY